One Kitasatospora sp. MAP12-44 DNA segment encodes these proteins:
- a CDS encoding LuxR family transcriptional regulator → MEIVGRERELARIAGVLDAVDSRGGVGAQVLVLTAEPGAGKTTLVDLAAAWAASRGFQVLRARAGEGEEGFGFAGLHQLLRPLLGEADRLPAPQREALLAAFGRQAATGDRQLDPLLIRYAALSLLSDAATDRPLLLLVDDVQWLDRGSADVLAFVARRLDGEAIAVLLAAREEGLPGQFDREFAVLPVTPLDRAAAGLLLDRQPQPPRGRARLRIFEQAGGNPLALIELARAVAQEPGGAQGADAAESLPLTARLERIFAADLAGLPQRTRQVLLLAAAAGTAQFSEVLRATPDAGDPQVWLPAEQVGLVRLAAGQVRLRHPLVRSAVYQAASFDERRAAHQALAAALADHPDRRAWHLAAATLGPDEEVARTLAESADRARGRGGYAAAAATLERAAALTPDTDQRARRLLQAATMAMYGGCPQWVGELAVKVCAIAQDPELLAQASMRAGWSLAVTTRHEESLGFLVPVGQSMAEKAPGLAMDALGTAATPAYNSGSPFYRTELRRIADLVPQQPDEVDRVWLRAATEPFADRAWALPALDRSLAEAPQDSLAHLAQLGAAAWVLDETESAVRLLGQAMDHLRRTPTAGGNPVIAQALALALFESGAWSAARSTAQEAYRTAVEVGADNSAAGSPILQGTLLALHGDAAGARGLIDTAVAGVDDLSCSPSLFVRSCHALGLAAFVEGDHLAAYRQLRAVFSRDFHPAPVHYHASYYYLGDLAAAAVRAGHEDDARAVLGVAVRSLGALRSARLDVVVNRACALLSGPDEAEQHFRAALADPAGDLWPFERALVRLEFGEWLRRHRRVTEARTELSAALGVFERLDARPWTERAASELRAAGVPTARTESVSRTADLTPQQLEIARAAASGLTNREIGAKLLLSPRTVGFHLHKIFPKLGITTRTQLRDALGDALPLPAPPSPAW, encoded by the coding sequence ATGGAGATCGTCGGCAGGGAGCGTGAACTGGCGCGGATCGCGGGGGTGCTCGACGCGGTGGACAGCCGTGGCGGAGTCGGTGCCCAGGTGCTCGTGCTGACCGCCGAACCGGGCGCGGGCAAGACCACGCTGGTCGACTTGGCCGCTGCCTGGGCGGCGAGCCGGGGCTTTCAGGTGCTGCGGGCTCGCGCCGGCGAGGGAGAGGAGGGGTTCGGATTCGCCGGGTTGCACCAGCTGCTGCGGCCGCTGCTGGGGGAGGCCGACCGGCTGCCCGCCCCGCAGCGGGAGGCGCTGCTGGCCGCCTTCGGCCGGCAGGCGGCGACCGGCGACCGGCAGCTCGACCCGCTGCTGATCCGCTATGCCGCCCTGAGCCTGCTGTCCGACGCGGCTACCGACCGGCCGTTGCTCCTGCTCGTCGACGACGTCCAGTGGCTGGACCGGGGCAGTGCGGACGTCCTCGCCTTTGTCGCTCGCCGGCTGGACGGTGAGGCGATAGCCGTCCTGCTGGCCGCGCGCGAGGAGGGCCTTCCCGGGCAGTTCGACCGGGAGTTCGCCGTCCTGCCCGTCACTCCGCTGGACCGCGCGGCCGCCGGCCTGCTGCTCGACCGCCAACCGCAGCCGCCGCGCGGCCGGGCCCGGCTGCGGATCTTCGAGCAGGCGGGCGGCAATCCGCTGGCACTGATCGAGCTGGCCCGAGCGGTCGCCCAGGAGCCCGGCGGAGCGCAGGGGGCGGACGCCGCCGAATCGCTTCCGCTCACCGCCCGTCTGGAACGCATCTTCGCGGCGGATCTCGCCGGCCTTCCGCAGCGGACCCGGCAGGTGCTGCTGCTGGCGGCCGCGGCGGGCACCGCGCAGTTCTCCGAGGTGCTGCGGGCCACCCCCGACGCGGGGGACCCGCAGGTGTGGCTGCCCGCCGAACAGGTGGGCCTGGTGCGACTGGCGGCCGGTCAGGTCCGGCTGCGCCACCCGCTGGTGCGCTCCGCCGTCTACCAGGCTGCTTCCTTCGACGAACGGCGGGCCGCCCATCAGGCGCTCGCCGCCGCCCTGGCGGACCACCCGGACCGCCGCGCCTGGCACCTCGCCGCCGCCACGCTCGGACCGGACGAGGAGGTGGCCCGGACGCTGGCCGAGAGTGCGGACCGGGCACGCGGGCGGGGCGGCTACGCGGCCGCGGCGGCCACCCTGGAGCGCGCGGCCGCGCTGACCCCTGACACGGACCAGCGAGCCAGGCGTCTGCTGCAAGCCGCCACCATGGCGATGTACGGCGGCTGCCCCCAGTGGGTGGGCGAGCTGGCCGTCAAGGTCTGCGCCATCGCGCAGGACCCGGAACTGCTCGCCCAGGCGTCCATGCGGGCCGGCTGGTCCCTGGCCGTGACCACCCGGCACGAGGAGTCGCTGGGATTCCTGGTGCCCGTCGGGCAGTCCATGGCCGAGAAGGCACCAGGACTCGCCATGGACGCCCTGGGCACGGCAGCCACCCCGGCGTACAACTCCGGGTCCCCCTTCTACCGTACGGAGCTGCGCCGTATCGCGGACCTGGTGCCGCAGCAGCCTGACGAAGTGGACCGGGTCTGGCTGCGGGCCGCCACCGAGCCGTTCGCGGACCGCGCGTGGGCGCTGCCCGCCCTGGACCGCTCACTGGCCGAAGCGCCCCAGGACTCGCTTGCCCACCTGGCCCAACTCGGCGCCGCCGCCTGGGTTCTCGACGAGACCGAGTCGGCTGTGCGGCTCCTCGGCCAGGCGATGGACCACCTGCGCCGCACGCCCACGGCCGGCGGCAACCCCGTCATCGCGCAGGCGCTCGCGCTCGCGCTCTTCGAGAGCGGCGCGTGGTCCGCGGCCCGCTCCACCGCGCAGGAGGCGTACCGGACGGCCGTCGAGGTCGGTGCGGACAACTCCGCGGCGGGATCGCCGATCCTGCAGGGCACGCTGCTGGCGCTGCACGGCGACGCGGCCGGCGCGCGCGGGCTCATCGACACGGCCGTCGCAGGGGTGGACGACCTGTCCTGCTCGCCCAGCCTGTTCGTCCGGTCCTGCCACGCGCTCGGCCTGGCGGCATTCGTCGAGGGCGACCACCTCGCGGCGTACCGGCAGCTGCGAGCCGTCTTCTCGCGCGACTTCCACCCCGCCCCGGTGCACTACCACGCCTCGTACTACTACCTCGGCGACCTCGCGGCCGCGGCTGTCCGCGCCGGTCACGAGGACGACGCGCGGGCCGTGCTGGGGGTCGCCGTGCGCTCGCTCGGCGCGCTGCGCTCCGCGCGCCTGGACGTGGTGGTGAACCGGGCCTGCGCGCTGCTGAGCGGGCCGGACGAGGCGGAGCAGCACTTCCGGGCGGCCCTCGCCGACCCGGCCGGTGACCTGTGGCCCTTTGAACGGGCGCTGGTGCGGCTGGAGTTCGGGGAGTGGCTGCGCCGCCACCGCCGGGTCACCGAGGCGCGCACCGAGTTGAGCGCCGCCCTCGGTGTCTTCGAGCGGCTCGACGCCCGTCCCTGGACCGAGCGGGCCGCCTCGGAGCTGCGGGCCGCCGGTGTGCCGACCGCCCGTACGGAATCCGTCAGCCGTACGGCCGACCTGACTCCGCAGCAGCTGGAGATCGCCCGCGCGGCCGCCTCAGGTCTGACCAACCGGGAGATCGGCGCCAAGCTGCTGCTCTCGCCGCGCACCGTCGGCTTCCACCTGCACAAGATATTTCCCAAGCTCGGCATCACCACCCGGACCCAGCTGCGGGACGCGCTGGGTGACGCGCTGCCGCTGCCCGCGCCACCGTCGCCCGCGTGGTGA
- a CDS encoding helix-turn-helix domain-containing protein, translating into MPTTVSTESLSPAERAEFWHEAVERAFIPLELRLLEREPSSGVLSSDQLGVVQISGVAAGPQVVTRSRRAIGTGGEGWVALTMQHQGHARISQDGREIICGPGELALCDSSRPFTKEFPTAFGFTAFRLPRHVLHVRDQELRAATASPFESASGCVELVTTYLRKLASGAAKLDPCTGSRLADTAVDLLALLIQERSGTLDPTAPETAPAMLARIKDYAMCHLGDPSLSPEQIATAHHVSVRYLHKLFQGEETTVTRWIQRRRLDMCAHDLSRRAFATPTVSSVARRWGFVSPTHFSRVFRTAYGVTPREWRARAGGDAPWVGAQGQ; encoded by the coding sequence GTGCCAACCACCGTATCCACCGAATCGCTGTCCCCCGCCGAGCGCGCCGAGTTCTGGCACGAGGCCGTAGAACGGGCGTTCATCCCGCTGGAGCTCAGACTCCTCGAACGGGAGCCCTCCTCCGGAGTCCTCAGCAGTGACCAATTGGGAGTCGTGCAGATCTCCGGCGTGGCAGCCGGACCGCAGGTGGTCACCCGCAGCCGCCGAGCGATCGGGACCGGCGGCGAGGGCTGGGTCGCGCTCACGATGCAGCACCAGGGCCACGCGAGGATCTCCCAGGATGGTCGGGAGATCATCTGTGGCCCGGGCGAGTTGGCGCTCTGCGACTCCAGTCGCCCGTTCACCAAGGAGTTCCCGACCGCCTTCGGGTTCACCGCGTTCCGACTGCCACGGCACGTTCTGCACGTGCGGGACCAAGAGCTCAGAGCGGCCACCGCCTCGCCGTTCGAGTCCGCGTCCGGATGCGTCGAGCTGGTCACCACGTACCTGCGGAAGCTGGCCTCCGGGGCGGCGAAGCTCGACCCCTGCACGGGGAGCCGGCTCGCCGACACCGCCGTCGATCTGCTCGCCCTGCTCATCCAGGAGCGCAGCGGCACCCTGGACCCGACGGCTCCGGAGACGGCACCGGCCATGCTCGCGCGGATCAAGGACTACGCGATGTGCCATCTCGGCGACCCGTCGCTCTCCCCCGAGCAGATCGCCACCGCACACCACGTCTCGGTCCGCTACCTCCACAAGCTCTTCCAGGGCGAGGAGACCACGGTGACCCGCTGGATCCAGCGCCGCCGGCTGGACATGTGCGCGCACGATCTGTCCCGGCGTGCCTTCGCCACTCCGACCGTGTCATCCGTGGCCCGGCGCTGGGGATTCGTCAGCCCGACCCACTTCAGCCGCGTCTTCCGCACCGCCTACGGCGTCACGCCCCGCGAATGGCGCGCCCGGGCAGGTGGCGACGCCCCCTGGGTGGGCGCGCAGGGGCAATGA
- a CDS encoding DNA starvation/stationary phase protection protein, translating to MSSSDHPNISGSSQPLLHQKGKEIQEFGTVNQVPLGLSHDARLYACQRLNRVVADTRILYTLYKKHHWLMRGATFYQLHLMLDKHADELLALVDTLAERIQTLGGVAVGDPRHVAEITSIPRPPDGVEEVPAMLSRLLSAHEAILVDAREAAGRVAALGDDGTNDLLVSQVVRTGEAQVWFLAEHLVDTPLVRL from the coding sequence ATGAGCAGTTCCGACCACCCCAACATCAGCGGCAGCAGCCAGCCGCTGCTGCATCAGAAGGGCAAGGAGATCCAGGAGTTCGGTACCGTCAACCAGGTTCCGCTCGGCCTCTCCCATGATGCGCGCCTGTACGCCTGCCAGCGGCTCAACCGGGTAGTCGCGGACACCCGGATCCTCTACACGCTCTACAAGAAGCACCACTGGCTGATGCGCGGGGCGACCTTCTACCAGCTGCACCTGATGCTGGACAAGCACGCGGACGAGCTTCTGGCGCTGGTGGACACACTGGCCGAGCGGATTCAGACCCTTGGCGGAGTCGCGGTCGGCGACCCGCGGCACGTCGCGGAGATCACCTCGATCCCGCGTCCGCCGGACGGCGTCGAGGAGGTGCCGGCCATGCTGTCGCGGCTTCTGTCGGCGCACGAGGCGATCCTCGTCGACGCCCGCGAGGCCGCCGGCCGGGTGGCGGCACTCGGCGACGACGGCACCAACGACCTGCTGGTCTCCCAGGTCGTCCGGACCGGCGAGGCACAGGTGTGGTTCCTGGCCGAGCACCTGGTGGACACCCCGCTGGTGCGGCTGTGA
- a CDS encoding cytochrome ubiquinol oxidase subunit I, whose protein sequence is MASSATVELSRWQFAITAIFHMTFPALTVGLSILLAVVYTAYLRTRNPLYLQMFRFWRKIFAVGFGLGVVAGTVMTFEFGLNWGSYAHAVGPILGVTIGMEVITAFFLEAGFIGIMLYGEGRVRPRTMAFASWMVAFGTLLSTTWILSANSWMQDPAGYTEVAGQFQARDWWQVLLNPAFSYRFPHMLLAVLISAAWFVGGIAAWYLVRQRSLAFARRTLSLTLGVLAILMPVQLYAGDETAVFMGQHQPAKLEAFEGNWKTDNNGYNLVVIPDPGRGKDNLRIEIPHLGAVIGKDLTGQAHVPGLLQTPPDQRPNMWSAFYGFRAMYFTALTMFAMAFAGLVLRLRGRLFTARRFHRLMVWMTPAGLVAITGGWITAETGRQPWVVYGQIRTSDAVSQLSTAEAALSLAGFVTVYAVLVAVWIRYIVRTVKAGPEAVDSSTLPEAVHG, encoded by the coding sequence ATGGCGTCGTCCGCGACGGTGGAACTGTCCCGCTGGCAGTTCGCCATCACCGCCATCTTCCACATGACCTTTCCCGCCCTGACCGTCGGACTGTCGATCCTGCTCGCGGTCGTCTACACGGCCTACCTGCGCACCCGCAATCCGCTCTACCTGCAGATGTTCCGCTTCTGGCGGAAGATCTTCGCGGTCGGGTTCGGTCTCGGCGTGGTCGCCGGAACAGTGATGACCTTCGAGTTCGGCCTGAACTGGGGCAGTTACGCGCACGCGGTCGGCCCCATCCTCGGTGTCACCATCGGGATGGAGGTGATCACCGCCTTCTTCCTGGAGGCCGGCTTCATCGGCATCATGCTCTACGGCGAGGGACGGGTGCGCCCGCGCACCATGGCCTTCGCCTCGTGGATGGTCGCCTTCGGCACCCTGCTCTCCACCACCTGGATCCTCTCCGCCAACAGCTGGATGCAGGATCCAGCCGGGTACACCGAGGTCGCGGGCCAGTTCCAGGCCCGCGACTGGTGGCAGGTGCTGCTCAACCCGGCGTTCTCCTACCGCTTCCCGCACATGCTGCTCGCGGTGCTGATCAGCGCCGCCTGGTTCGTCGGCGGCATCGCCGCCTGGTACCTGGTGCGGCAGCGCTCGCTCGCCTTCGCCCGCCGCACCCTCTCCCTCACGCTCGGGGTGCTGGCCATCCTGATGCCCGTTCAGCTGTACGCGGGCGACGAGACCGCGGTGTTCATGGGGCAGCACCAGCCCGCCAAGCTGGAGGCCTTCGAGGGCAACTGGAAGACCGACAACAACGGCTACAACCTGGTCGTCATCCCCGACCCCGGCCGGGGCAAGGACAACCTGCGCATCGAGATCCCGCACCTGGGCGCGGTGATCGGCAAGGACCTGACCGGCCAGGCCCACGTGCCCGGCCTGCTGCAGACCCCGCCGGACCAGCGCCCGAACATGTGGAGCGCCTTCTACGGCTTCCGCGCGATGTACTTCACCGCGCTCACGATGTTCGCGATGGCCTTCGCCGGACTGGTGCTGCGTCTGCGCGGGCGGCTGTTCACCGCCCGGCGCTTCCACCGGCTGATGGTGTGGATGACACCCGCCGGCCTGGTCGCGATCACCGGGGGCTGGATCACCGCGGAGACCGGACGCCAGCCCTGGGTGGTCTACGGCCAGATCCGCACCTCGGACGCCGTCTCCCAGCTGTCCACGGCCGAGGCGGCGCTGAGCCTGGCCGGCTTCGTGACGGTCTACGCCGTGCTGGTCGCGGTCTGGATCCGCTACATCGTCCGGACCGTCAAGGCGGGGCCGGAAGCCGTCGACTCGTCAACCCTGCCGGAGGCCGTCCATGGCTGA
- a CDS encoding cytochrome d ubiquinol oxidase subunit II produces the protein MAEYASYALILFALGAYVVLDGYDLGIGILGLFDRSDERRKEYTELVATAWDANESWIILAGVTLWAALPGVYATVLPGVYLPLVVMLLAFVLRGLGLEMQSSAPDYRRGWGRLFGISSLVVTLCQGLVVGAVLGGLPQHGGVFDGGALRWLTPYSVLCALGVTALYLLAGAAWLQAKTQGDARRRAARLGRPLLAVTVAACLVLGFGLEVADPQRFRFDQPLRAVLFGLLVAAAAGCGTVAWYGFGKEPDARPFVAVLCAQVAGLLALVTATAPVVVPPGLSVQAAASPTGSQVFLLIGVGCCMPVVLAYNIYAWWVFRGKYRPPAPAALAVPAKPVDAHTDLTVSHVTADEPDLRALPRRVGFTVLGLGVVAVAQDVFGGQSEWIAPVSLVLFSSVSLTAWLVGDRRAAAAGEFDLDQAARR, from the coding sequence ATGGCTGAGTACGCTTCCTACGCGCTGATCCTCTTCGCGCTCGGCGCGTACGTCGTGCTGGACGGCTACGACCTCGGGATCGGGATCCTCGGCCTCTTCGACCGCAGCGACGAGCGGCGCAAGGAGTACACCGAGCTGGTCGCGACGGCCTGGGACGCCAACGAGAGCTGGATCATCCTCGCCGGGGTCACCCTGTGGGCCGCGCTGCCCGGGGTCTACGCCACCGTGCTTCCCGGGGTCTACCTCCCGCTGGTCGTGATGCTGCTGGCCTTCGTGCTGCGCGGGCTGGGGCTGGAGATGCAGAGCTCCGCACCGGACTACCGGCGGGGCTGGGGGCGCCTGTTCGGCATCTCCTCGCTGGTGGTGACGCTCTGCCAGGGGCTGGTGGTCGGCGCCGTGCTCGGCGGTCTACCGCAGCACGGGGGTGTCTTCGACGGCGGTGCACTGCGCTGGCTCACGCCCTACAGCGTGCTGTGCGCGCTCGGCGTGACCGCGCTCTACCTGCTGGCCGGCGCCGCCTGGCTGCAGGCCAAGACGCAGGGCGACGCCCGCCGTCGGGCCGCGCGGCTCGGGCGCCCGCTGCTCGCCGTGACCGTCGCGGCCTGCCTGGTGCTGGGCTTCGGCCTGGAGGTGGCCGATCCGCAGCGCTTCCGCTTCGACCAGCCGCTGCGCGCCGTCCTGTTCGGCCTCCTGGTGGCGGCCGCCGCCGGCTGCGGCACGGTTGCCTGGTACGGCTTCGGCAAGGAGCCCGACGCCCGGCCGTTCGTCGCCGTGCTCTGCGCCCAGGTGGCCGGACTGCTGGCGCTGGTGACCGCGACCGCCCCGGTCGTCGTGCCACCCGGCCTGAGCGTGCAGGCCGCCGCGAGCCCCACCGGCTCGCAGGTGTTCCTGCTGATCGGTGTCGGCTGCTGTATGCCCGTCGTGCTCGCCTACAACATCTACGCCTGGTGGGTGTTCCGCGGGAAGTACCGGCCGCCGGCCCCGGCCGCGCTCGCCGTACCGGCCAAGCCTGTTGACGCACACACAGATCTGACAGTCAGTCATGTCACCGCAGACGAGCCAGACCTGAGAGCTCTACCGCGTCGGGTCGGGTTCACCGTGCTCGGCCTCGGGGTGGTCGCCGTCGCGCAGGACGTGTTCGGCGGTCAGAGCGAATGGATCGCCCCCGTCTCGCTCGTCCTGTTCAGCTCCGTCTCGCTGACCGCCTGGCTGGTCGGCGACCGACGGGCCGCTGCCGCAGGCGAGTTCGACCTCGACCAGGCGGCCCGGCGGTGA
- a CDS encoding ATP-binding cassette domain-containing protein gives MSDTAALLGRLAEDDAQQDQQRALQRLREWAQAQAPAFRRAGTLRGLAALGTVGWAAGLGWAARLALHGQRAAVTPVSVLPAACLVATGLALRAWLLSVGDRAADEAAAAVRHALRGRLLDAALPAWQQRAAPPELQGADATFVQALDEEVDRLTDWLTGYVPARRTMLIAGGIVLAAIASGSRVVALLLVLATPLLPANLKVIGMGTRTAVQAQLAAARALSARLLDQLRGLPTLVGLGADERAALAVEQDDRELAHRTQAVLRVAFLSTAWVELLVTGTLAVVATYCGLVLLDYLHLPGIPSTMGLGTALFVLVLTPAYFAPVRELARGYHARAEASAAAELVNGLLDVSAPGRATPRPCDTPRSVHLRAVGVTFPHRDRPALDDVTLTARPGQVLALTGASGAGKSTLLAVAAGLLAPDSGSSTHEVGDAPQPADPRAVSWIGQPCYLLPGTVRENLLLARPDADDATLDAAFATLGFAGLRAALPHGLDTVVGERGSGLSSGQIQQLVFVRALLRDAPVLCLDEPTAHLDPDAEERVMAAVRTLARDRTVLLATHSPELLTIADAVVAIDRGRIRGATS, from the coding sequence GTGAGCGACACCGCCGCCCTGCTGGGGCGCCTGGCCGAGGACGACGCACAGCAGGACCAGCAGCGTGCGCTGCAACGGTTGCGCGAGTGGGCGCAGGCGCAGGCACCCGCCTTCCGGCGCGCCGGCACCCTGCGCGGGCTCGCCGCCCTGGGCACCGTCGGGTGGGCAGCCGGGCTCGGCTGGGCCGCCCGACTGGCCCTGCACGGCCAGCGGGCGGCGGTCACCCCGGTCTCGGTGCTGCCGGCTGCCTGCCTGGTCGCGACCGGGCTCGCGCTGCGGGCCTGGCTGCTCTCGGTCGGCGACCGGGCCGCGGACGAGGCGGCCGCCGCCGTCCGGCACGCGCTGCGCGGCCGACTGCTGGACGCCGCCCTGCCCGCCTGGCAGCAGCGGGCCGCCCCGCCGGAGCTCCAGGGTGCCGACGCCACCTTCGTCCAGGCCCTCGACGAGGAGGTGGACCGCCTCACCGACTGGCTGACCGGCTACGTCCCGGCGCGCCGGACCATGCTGATCGCCGGCGGCATCGTGCTGGCGGCGATCGCATCGGGAAGCCGGGTGGTCGCCCTGCTGCTGGTCCTGGCAACCCCGCTGCTGCCGGCCAACCTCAAGGTCATCGGCATGGGCACCCGCACCGCCGTCCAAGCCCAGTTGGCCGCCGCCCGGGCCCTCAGCGCCCGGCTGCTTGACCAGCTGCGCGGACTGCCGACGCTGGTCGGCCTGGGCGCGGACGAGCGCGCCGCCCTCGCCGTGGAACAGGACGACCGGGAACTGGCCCACCGCACCCAAGCGGTGCTGCGCGTGGCGTTCCTGTCCACCGCCTGGGTGGAACTGCTGGTCACCGGAACCCTCGCCGTGGTCGCCACCTACTGCGGCCTGGTGCTGCTCGACTACCTGCACCTGCCCGGCATCCCCTCGACCATGGGCCTGGGCACGGCACTCTTCGTCCTGGTCCTCACCCCCGCCTACTTCGCGCCGGTGCGGGAGCTGGCGCGCGGCTACCACGCCCGCGCCGAAGCGTCCGCAGCCGCCGAGCTCGTCAACGGCCTGCTGGACGTGTCCGCACCCGGGCGGGCGACGCCAAGGCCCTGCGACACTCCCCGCAGCGTGCACCTGCGCGCAGTCGGCGTCACCTTCCCCCACCGCGACCGGCCTGCCCTTGACGACGTCACCCTGACCGCGCGCCCGGGTCAGGTGCTGGCGCTCACCGGCGCCAGCGGAGCGGGGAAGTCCACGCTGCTGGCGGTCGCCGCCGGGCTGCTCGCTCCTGACAGCGGGTCGAGTACCCATGAGGTCGGCGATGCGCCGCAGCCCGCCGACCCCCGTGCCGTGTCCTGGATCGGCCAGCCCTGCTACCTCCTCCCCGGCACGGTGCGGGAGAACCTGCTGCTGGCCCGCCCGGACGCGGACGACGCGACGCTCGACGCGGCCTTCGCCACGCTCGGCTTCGCCGGCCTGCGGGCGGCGCTGCCACACGGCCTGGACACCGTCGTCGGCGAACGCGGCAGCGGGCTCTCCTCCGGCCAGATCCAGCAACTGGTCTTCGTCCGCGCCCTGTTGCGGGACGCGCCCGTGCTCTGCCTGGACGAACCGACCGCCCACCTGGACCCCGACGCGGAGGAACGCGTCATGGCCGCCGTGCGCACCCTGGCGCGGGACAGAACCGTCCTCCTCGCCACTCACAGCCCCGAACTCCTCACGATCGCCGACGCCGTCGTCGCCATCGACCGGGGACGTATCCGCGGAGCGACATCTTGA
- a CDS encoding ATP-binding cassette domain-containing protein — translation MKALTLLWTSADRRGRRDLLLGALLAAAAEVAAAALLGVSGWFLTSCALVTLRANTTWSWMYPSGTVRALALGRTGLRYTERLTSHRALLGATAALRARMVRTAGALPPRQLRERRDGALLARLTDDVAAVGAAPAQTVAPLTGIAVTAVVVVALICVANPVAGAAELLLLALALAVALRTNHRAAAHRAEATFERAAARSALLSARAALAELHCLDAVDLARDQVAQRVEHARRADAASLAALRNGRLLLRLLGALGQVAVLLLALSGRSTMQPVADAIGETLLVAAGYELVETLPQLLRDRGSAAHAALRLTDLLVRARPQPSGSAVLPRPGAPLVVRDLPVGLGAARSRWSAVLGPGSATLVTGPNGSGKSTLLNTLAGRIDSQSPGVVLLGGSALHTLSAASVATTLTLVEADDWLADSTIADNLRQAAPGADARALHAALAAAALADLDDLDDLDDLDAPTGPMGSTLSQGQRRRLSIARAILRAPAVLLLDEPTAGLDQPTAVRLLSGIRAALPRCALVIALPDQHHDLLPFPVDTTLRLGRPAVGAAATSC, via the coding sequence TTGAAGGCGCTCACCCTGCTGTGGACCTCGGCCGACCGCCGCGGCCGGCGCGACCTGCTGCTCGGCGCACTGCTGGCCGCCGCCGCCGAGGTGGCCGCCGCCGCGCTGCTCGGCGTGTCCGGCTGGTTCCTCACCTCCTGCGCACTGGTCACGCTCCGCGCGAACACCACCTGGTCCTGGATGTATCCCTCGGGAACCGTACGGGCGTTGGCGCTGGGCCGGACCGGGCTGCGCTACACCGAACGGCTCACCAGCCACCGCGCCCTGCTCGGCGCGACGGCGGCGCTCAGGGCCCGGATGGTGCGGACCGCCGGCGCACTCCCACCACGCCAGTTGCGGGAGCGGCGCGACGGCGCGCTGCTCGCCCGGCTCACCGACGACGTGGCGGCCGTGGGCGCGGCGCCGGCCCAGACCGTCGCCCCGCTGACCGGCATCGCGGTGACCGCCGTGGTCGTGGTGGCGCTGATCTGCGTGGCGAACCCGGTGGCCGGAGCCGCGGAGCTGCTGCTGCTCGCGCTGGCACTCGCCGTCGCCCTGCGGACGAACCACCGGGCTGCCGCCCACCGCGCCGAGGCCACCTTTGAGCGGGCCGCCGCCCGCTCCGCACTGCTCAGCGCCCGAGCCGCACTCGCCGAGCTGCACTGCCTGGACGCCGTCGACCTGGCCCGCGACCAGGTCGCCCAGCGGGTCGAGCACGCGCGGCGAGCTGACGCCGCCTCACTCGCGGCCCTGCGCAACGGCCGACTGCTGCTGCGCCTGCTCGGCGCGCTCGGACAGGTCGCGGTCCTGCTGCTCGCCCTCTCCGGCCGTTCGACGATGCAGCCGGTCGCCGACGCCATCGGTGAGACGCTGCTGGTCGCCGCTGGCTACGAACTGGTCGAAACGCTGCCGCAGCTCCTGCGCGACCGCGGCTCGGCCGCGCACGCCGCGCTGCGGCTGACCGACCTGCTCGTGCGAGCCCGCCCGCAGCCTTCCGGGTCCGCCGTGCTCCCCCGCCCCGGGGCGCCGCTGGTCGTGCGCGACCTCCCGGTGGGGCTCGGAGCGGCCCGAAGCCGCTGGTCGGCCGTCCTCGGCCCGGGCAGCGCCACCCTGGTCACCGGGCCGAACGGAAGCGGAAAGAGCACCCTGCTCAACACCCTCGCGGGCCGGATCGACAGCCAGTCACCCGGTGTCGTCCTGCTCGGCGGCTCTGCGCTGCACACACTCTCCGCGGCCTCGGTGGCCACCACGCTCACCCTCGTCGAAGCCGACGACTGGCTGGCGGACAGCACCATCGCCGACAACCTCCGCCAAGCAGCCCCCGGCGCCGACGCCCGGGCCCTGCACGCCGCCCTCGCCGCCGCGGCGCTGGCGGACCTCGACGACCTCGACGACCTCGACGACCTCGACGCACCCACCGGTCCCATGGGCAGCACGCTCTCGCAAGGGCAGCGGCGCCGCCTCTCCATCGCCCGCGCCATCCTGCGCGCCCCCGCCGTGCTCCTGCTCGACGAACCCACCGCCGGGCTCGACCAGCCCACGGCCGTACGGCTGCTGAGCGGCATCCGGGCGGCGCTGCCCCGCTGCGCGCTCGTCATCGCCCTGCCGGACCAGCACCACGACCTGCTGCCCTTCCCGGTGGACACCACGCTGCGCCTGGGTCGTCCGGCCGTCGGCGCCGCAGCCACGTCCTGCTGA